In one window of Thermoanaerobaculia bacterium DNA:
- the thiS gene encoding sulfur carrier protein ThiS — MSDGAAEIRVRVNGEVRAVGPATRVADLLDALGVATPRVAVEYNREILPKGQYEQTQLREGDELEVVTFVGGG; from the coding sequence GTGAGCGACGGGGCCGCGGAGATCCGCGTGCGCGTCAACGGAGAGGTCCGCGCGGTCGGGCCCGCGACGCGGGTCGCCGACCTCCTCGACGCGCTGGGCGTCGCGACTCCGCGCGTCGCGGTCGAGTACAACCGCGAGATCCTTCCGAAGGGTCAGTACGAGCAGACGCAGCTCCGGGAGGGTGACGAGCTGGAGGTCGTGACCTTCGTCGGCGGAGGGTAA